Genomic DNA from Comamonas resistens:
TCCGGCCGGTGTGCGCACGGCCGGCGATGGCACGCAGGCGCTGCGGCGCATTGCCGAAACCGGCTCGCCCTTTATCGCGTTGCGCGACCCTGGCAGCTATACCGTGGTGCAGCGCCTGTGGCGGCGCGGCGGCATACGCCCCGATGCGCGCTGGCTGCGCGCCGACACAGGCCCGCGCCCGCAGGCGGTGCTGGAGCTGGCGGCCCGGGAGCAGGCCTATGCCGTGGTCGGGCATATCCCGCTGGCTTTCGGCAAGATGGGCGCTCCCGGGATCGAGCTGCTGCTGCATGGCGATCCGCTGATGCGCCGCCCCTATGTGCTGCTCACGCCCGGCCCGCGCCATCCGGCGTCGGCTGCGCAGCGCAGGGCGGTCAATCAGCTGGCCGACTATCTGCTGTCGGACGCCGGGCAACAGATACTCAAGCATGCCAACGGCAGCGACGGCCCCTGGGTGTTTGCGCGCGACAGCGTGCCCGCAGGTATGAGCACCGGCGTCGATGGATAGACCTGATCGAAAGACTTGCATGAGCACCAACCATGGTCTGCCGCCGCTGGCGGCACTGATCCACCCCGATGACCGGCACGATATCGAAGCCTTGATGGAGAGCGTGGCCCGGCGGCTGCAGCAATCGGGCCGGCGCGTGGGCGGGCTGGTGCATCGCCAGAGCCTGTACGCCAATGGCAACAAGTGCATGCGCCTCGTGGACCTGCGCAGCGGCCGGCAATTCGAGATGACCGAGGACCTGGGCGCCAGCTCAAAGGCCTGCAGCCTGAACCCGCAGGCCCTGGCCCAGGCCAGCGTGGTGCTGCGCCAGGCGCTGGCCGACGGCGTGGAGTTGGCCATGGTCAACTGCTTTGGCCAGCTCGAAGCCGCGGGCGGTGGCTTTGTCCAGGAGATCGCCGGTTTTGTCGAGGCCGGCATTCCCGTGATCACGGCCGTGGCAGCCCGGCATGAGGCTGGCTGGCTGGCTTTTACCGGCGGGGACTTTGTCCGTTTGCCGGTGGACGAGGAGGCATTGCTGCAGTGGTGTGGGCAGCAGCTGGAGCGCACGGACGCGCGAGGCTTGCCATGTTGACGCGCCGCCAATGGCTGCAAGGCTCGGCTGCGGCACTGGCCGCCGGACTTGGCCAGGGACCTGGATGGGCGCAGGACAACCGCTCCGTCATCGCCGCCCGCTTTGGCGCGCTGCCCGCACGGCCGGGCCGTGTGTTCGCCGCAGGTCCGCCGGCCGGCGCGTTGCTGGCCGTGCTGGCGCCGCAGCAGTTGCTGGGCTGGCCCATGCAAATGAGTGATGCGGCGCGCACCTACCTGGGGCCTCAGTTGCAGGCTTTGCCCTATCTGGGCCGCTTGTCGGGGCGTGGCAGCACGCTGCCGCTAGAGAAGCTGCTGGCGCTACAGCCCGATCTGGTGCTGGATTCCGGGACCTCCGATGCCACCCATGTCTCGGCCGCCGAACGTCTGGCGCGCCAGATGGGCCTGGCCTGCGTGCTGGTGCAGGGCAGCCTGCCCGAACATGCGCGCCAGCTGCGCGAGGTCGGCGCTCTGCTGGGCGTTGCCGAGCGCGGCGAGATCCTGGCCCGCCATGCCGACGAAGCCGCCAGGCTGGTGCGCGGCGTGACCGCGGGCCTGGGTCAAGAGGCGCGCCCGCGCGTCTATCTGGGGCGCGGCGCCAACGGCCTGGAAACCGGGCTGGCGGGCTCCATCAACGTCGAGGTGATCGACTATGCGGGCGGCCGCAATGTGGCGGCCCA
This window encodes:
- a CDS encoding substrate-binding domain-containing protein, producing MEHLLQTTLARRDWLRGLAALGLAGGPALAAGPKTASGTGVQVAAVGGLVLCGVWPRVAEQTSQALAMPVTTVAAAPKEGVVPAFTRGEAQMLLIHASDEAMALEASGMASAARVWGWNEHVIAGPSQDPAGVRTAGDGTQALRRIAETGSPFIALRDPGSYTVVQRLWRRGGIRPDARWLRADTGPRPQAVLELAAREQAYAVVGHIPLAFGKMGAPGIELLLHGDPLMRRPYVLLTPGPRHPASAAQRRAVNQLADYLLSDAGQQILKHANGSDGPWVFARDSVPAGMSTGVDG
- a CDS encoding DUF2478 domain-containing protein codes for the protein MSTNHGLPPLAALIHPDDRHDIEALMESVARRLQQSGRRVGGLVHRQSLYANGNKCMRLVDLRSGRQFEMTEDLGASSKACSLNPQALAQASVVLRQALADGVELAMVNCFGQLEAAGGGFVQEIAGFVEAGIPVITAVAARHEAGWLAFTGGDFVRLPVDEEALLQWCGQQLERTDARGLPC
- a CDS encoding iron ABC transporter substrate-binding protein, whose translation is MLTRRQWLQGSAAALAAGLGQGPGWAQDNRSVIAARFGALPARPGRVFAAGPPAGALLAVLAPQQLLGWPMQMSDAARTYLGPQLQALPYLGRLSGRGSTLPLEKLLALQPDLVLDSGTSDATHVSAAERLARQMGLACVLVQGSLPEHARQLREVGALLGVAERGEILARHADEAARLVRGVTAGLGQEARPRVYLGRGANGLETGLAGSINVEVIDYAGGRNVAAQAGTGGLTRVSMEQILAWDPEVILTQEAGFAERVRQDPLWRGVSAVRSGRVHCAPVLPFGWLDGPPGVNRLIGVRWLLEKLHPGRLAQQGAKPLEQAVREFHALFYGAQLSPSQLRALLDAAR